Proteins encoded by one window of Streptomyces sp. NBC_01571:
- a CDS encoding Sir2 family NAD-dependent protein deacetylase: protein MTKPLVALLSGAGISTDSGIPDYRGPHGLWRKDPEAEKLVTYEYYMGDPEIRRGAWQLRRRNQALQAEPNAAHLAVAELERSGVPVRVITQNVDGLHQLAGMPARKVLELHGTARGVVCTGCHARGSMEDALARVDAGEDDPACLECGGILKPATVMFGERLDPVVLGEAVAITKASQVFIAVGSSLQVQPAAGLAGVAADHGARLIIVNAEPTPYDDRADQVVREPIGTALPALLGALAGERPG, encoded by the coding sequence ATGACCAAGCCTCTCGTCGCCCTCCTCAGCGGTGCGGGTATCTCCACCGACTCCGGCATCCCCGACTACCGCGGACCCCACGGACTTTGGCGGAAGGACCCCGAGGCCGAGAAGCTCGTGACGTACGAGTACTACATGGGTGATCCCGAGATCAGGCGCGGGGCATGGCAGCTGCGGCGGAGGAACCAGGCACTCCAAGCCGAGCCGAACGCCGCGCACTTGGCCGTGGCCGAGCTGGAGCGGTCCGGGGTGCCCGTGCGGGTGATCACACAGAACGTGGACGGGCTGCACCAGCTCGCCGGGATGCCCGCACGCAAGGTGCTGGAGCTGCACGGGACCGCACGCGGTGTCGTGTGCACCGGGTGCCATGCCCGCGGGTCCATGGAGGACGCTCTCGCACGGGTCGATGCCGGCGAGGACGACCCGGCGTGCCTGGAGTGCGGTGGGATCCTCAAGCCGGCGACCGTCATGTTCGGCGAGCGGCTCGACCCCGTGGTGCTGGGCGAGGCCGTCGCGATCACCAAGGCCAGCCAGGTGTTCATCGCCGTCGGCAGCAGCCTCCAGGTGCAGCCCGCCGCCGGACTCGCCGGGGTCGCCGCCGACCACGGCGCCCGGCTGATCATCGTCAACGCCGAACCGACCCCGTACGACGACCGCGCCGATCAGGTCGTACGGGAGCCGATCGGCACCGCGCTGCCGGCGCTGCTGGGCGCGCTCGCCGGGGAGCGGCCGGGTTAG
- a CDS encoding DUF1996 domain-containing protein: MRRNTRRRPTGARRATFAAAALILGGGGLVAVNVYASATESWGGGSGQPNETKAAGAATIDCPDVGSKLTEVPEAAKAEVDKQLALLDQQISEAYARLASAEQAQKQDPSFVQNAVLGPLKEKRGAVIDRIKIGFKNAGAEAPNMLDGAATCTAVPATPVQNNTGDQNGDGQQQGDNGGGQQQNNNGQQGNGQQGGGASPVSGPVAADFVDITTVQPNVQQKPGNGGGASTGTFTSTCGVNENKKFNTDNVIVAPGVANGAHHLHDYVGNQSNDAFASNDDLAAGDTTCKNQGDKSTYYWPVLRVQDGTQEFDADRNGGGLEGNIGKVLQAKQAQIEFVGSPQSKVVEMPTFLRIITGDAKAFVNGPANANAHWSCTGFEDKVQLTDKYPICPQGSSVIRKFAFQSCWDGQNIDSANHRTHVAFADANGNCAGGFKAIPQLTMRLVYDVPQPTIENGQVKNPYAVDGFPEQLHKPITDHDDFINVFDANLMREMVDCINTGKQCVDGAGDGGGDNGNGGAGGAGGDNGNGGNAGGNGGAGGDNGDANGGAGGNGGNGGNAGGGSGEPTKDAPTPSADPTSGGDAGSDPGTPAATQRPKPPATTRGAEPQDGGSGGDQGGVVPKADTTTPAAGNDAPGAGKDDDQGGAVDAGQTPATIGDAPSAQVSSQAQAQTEPQTVASGDLAETGTTLWPAAGGGVLVIAGLVLLRRIRRSTV, from the coding sequence GTGAGACGGAACACGCGCAGACGCCCCACAGGGGCACGGCGTGCGACATTTGCCGCAGCCGCGCTGATATTGGGCGGAGGTGGGCTGGTAGCGGTGAACGTCTACGCGTCAGCCACCGAGAGCTGGGGCGGTGGATCCGGGCAGCCGAACGAGACCAAGGCGGCGGGAGCCGCCACGATCGACTGCCCGGACGTGGGCAGCAAGCTCACGGAGGTGCCGGAGGCTGCGAAGGCGGAGGTCGACAAGCAACTCGCCCTCCTCGACCAGCAGATCTCCGAGGCGTACGCACGCCTCGCCTCGGCGGAGCAGGCCCAGAAGCAGGACCCGAGCTTCGTGCAGAACGCGGTCCTCGGCCCGCTGAAGGAGAAGCGGGGCGCGGTCATCGACCGCATCAAGATCGGTTTCAAGAACGCGGGCGCCGAGGCCCCGAACATGCTCGACGGTGCCGCCACCTGCACCGCGGTTCCCGCCACCCCGGTCCAGAACAACACCGGTGACCAGAACGGCGACGGACAGCAGCAGGGCGACAACGGCGGCGGCCAGCAGCAGAACAACAACGGCCAGCAGGGCAACGGCCAGCAGGGCGGCGGCGCTTCGCCCGTCAGCGGGCCCGTCGCCGCGGACTTCGTGGACATCACGACGGTCCAGCCGAACGTGCAGCAGAAGCCGGGCAACGGCGGCGGCGCCTCGACGGGTACGTTCACGAGCACGTGCGGGGTGAACGAAAACAAGAAGTTCAACACCGACAACGTGATCGTCGCCCCCGGTGTCGCCAATGGCGCCCACCACCTGCACGACTACGTCGGCAACCAGTCGAACGACGCGTTCGCCAGCAACGACGACCTCGCGGCCGGCGACACCACCTGCAAGAACCAGGGTGACAAGTCCACGTACTACTGGCCGGTGCTCCGTGTGCAGGACGGCACGCAGGAGTTCGACGCCGACCGCAACGGCGGTGGTCTGGAAGGCAACATCGGCAAGGTCCTGCAGGCCAAGCAGGCGCAGATCGAGTTCGTGGGCTCTCCGCAGAGCAAGGTCGTCGAGATGCCGACCTTCCTGCGCATCATCACCGGTGACGCGAAGGCCTTCGTCAACGGCCCCGCGAACGCCAACGCGCACTGGAGCTGCACCGGGTTCGAGGACAAGGTGCAGTTGACGGACAAGTACCCGATCTGCCCCCAGGGCAGCAGCGTGATTCGGAAGTTCGCCTTCCAGAGCTGCTGGGACGGGCAGAACATCGACAGCGCCAACCACCGCACGCACGTGGCCTTCGCCGACGCGAACGGCAACTGCGCGGGCGGTTTCAAGGCGATCCCGCAGCTGACGATGCGGCTGGTCTACGACGTTCCGCAGCCGACCATCGAGAACGGCCAGGTGAAGAACCCGTACGCCGTGGACGGGTTCCCCGAGCAGCTGCACAAGCCCATCACCGACCACGACGACTTCATCAACGTCTTCGACGCGAACCTGATGCGGGAGATGGTGGACTGCATCAACACCGGCAAGCAGTGCGTCGACGGTGCCGGTGACGGTGGCGGCGACAACGGCAACGGTGGTGCGGGCGGTGCCGGCGGCGACAACGGCAACGGTGGCAATGCCGGCGGCAACGGTGGTGCCGGTGGCGACAACGGCGACGCCAACGGTGGTGCCGGCGGCAACGGTGGCAATGGCGGCAACGCCGGCGGCGGCTCCGGTGAGCCGACGAAGGACGCCCCGACCCCGAGCGCCGATCCCACCTCCGGTGGAGACGCCGGGTCCGACCCCGGTACCCCCGCGGCGACGCAGCGGCCCAAGCCCCCGGCCACCACGCGCGGTGCCGAACCGCAGGACGGCGGCTCGGGCGGCGACCAGGGCGGCGTCGTACCCAAGGCGGACACGACGACTCCGGCCGCGGGGAACGACGCGCCCGGCGCGGGCAAGGACGACGACCAGGGCGGCGCGGTCGACGCCGGGCAGACGCCGGCCACGATTGGGGACGCCCCGTCCGCGCAGGTGTCGTCGCAGGCCCAGGCGCAGACCGAACCGCAGACGGTCGCGAGCGGCGACCTGGCCGAGACCGGCACGACCCTGTGGCCGGCCGCGGGCGGCGGGGTGCTCGTGATCGCGGGCCTGGTGCTCCTGCGCCGGATCAGGCGCAGCACTGTGTGA
- a CDS encoding NUDIX hydrolase: MTTPDFATYIAGLPRVLAGAAVLFRDADGRILLVEPNYREGWALPGGTVESDDGETPRQGARRETAEEIGLDIEPGRLLTVDWVNGTGRPPLVAYLYDGGVLDEGQLKAIRLQEEELLSWRLVSREELADHLSGAFGRRVLVALDVLAEGSGTAELENGHRVG; the protein is encoded by the coding sequence ATGACCACTCCGGACTTCGCCACGTACATCGCGGGTCTGCCCCGCGTCCTCGCCGGTGCCGCCGTGCTCTTCCGCGACGCCGACGGACGGATCCTGCTCGTCGAGCCCAACTACCGTGAGGGCTGGGCCCTTCCGGGCGGCACCGTCGAGTCGGACGACGGGGAGACCCCGCGCCAGGGTGCCCGCCGCGAGACCGCGGAGGAGATCGGACTCGACATCGAACCGGGCCGGCTGCTCACGGTCGACTGGGTGAACGGGACCGGGCGGCCCCCGCTGGTCGCCTATCTGTACGACGGCGGGGTCCTCGACGAGGGGCAGCTCAAGGCGATCCGGCTGCAGGAGGAGGAGTTGCTGTCGTGGCGCCTGGTGTCGCGCGAGGAGCTGGCCGACCACCTGTCGGGCGCGTTCGGCCGCCGGGTACTGGTCGCGCTCGACGTCCTGGCCGAGGGCTCGGGGACGGCGGAACTCGAGAACGGGCACCGGGTGGGCTAG
- a CDS encoding ADP-ribosylglycohydrolase family protein has translation MTPVGTELADRVLGGWLGRIAGNMLGKPVEQGDHWTRDRIDRYLRRAAALPLTDYLPGPADSDDGGGDEFALRPEWRQCVRGRIHGSCRDDDVDYAILGLDLLETHGFGFSTEQVGDLWLLRLPYLQTFTAERAAYRNLAAGIKPPLTATYDNPYQEWIGALIRADIYGWTCPGVPRRAASLARRDAVLSHTGNGVYGAMWAAALVSAAFTAPTVRQALDTALTVIPASSRLARTVRRVLTLHETRMTWEDTLSTVSEETAGLGWIHTIPNAAVLTAGLLYGDGDFTRTITLTVRGGLDTDSNGATAGSVAGVLCGAEAVPAQWKDPLEDTVRSAVFGFDGVRISELAARTVTLAEAGTGS, from the coding sequence ATGACCCCTGTGGGCACTGAGCTCGCGGACCGCGTCCTCGGGGGCTGGCTGGGCCGGATCGCGGGCAACATGCTCGGCAAACCGGTCGAGCAGGGCGACCACTGGACGCGGGACCGCATCGACCGCTATCTGCGACGGGCCGCCGCCCTGCCGCTCACCGACTACCTTCCCGGTCCCGCCGACAGCGACGACGGCGGGGGCGACGAGTTCGCGCTGCGGCCCGAGTGGCGGCAGTGCGTGCGCGGCCGTATCCACGGCAGTTGCCGGGACGACGACGTCGACTACGCGATCCTCGGTCTCGACCTGCTGGAGACACACGGCTTCGGCTTCAGCACCGAGCAGGTCGGCGACCTGTGGCTGCTGCGGCTGCCCTACCTGCAGACCTTCACCGCGGAACGAGCGGCGTACCGCAACCTCGCGGCCGGCATCAAGCCGCCCCTCACCGCCACCTACGACAACCCGTACCAGGAGTGGATCGGCGCCCTGATCCGCGCCGACATCTACGGCTGGACCTGTCCCGGGGTGCCGCGCCGGGCGGCCTCCCTGGCCCGCAGGGACGCCGTGCTGTCCCACACCGGCAACGGCGTGTACGGCGCCATGTGGGCGGCGGCGCTGGTCTCCGCCGCCTTCACCGCGCCCACCGTGCGGCAGGCGCTGGACACGGCGCTGACCGTGATCCCCGCGAGCAGCCGCCTCGCCCGCACCGTGCGCCGGGTGCTCACCCTCCACGAGACCCGGATGACCTGGGAGGACACGCTGAGCACGGTGTCGGAGGAGACCGCCGGGCTCGGCTGGATCCATACGATCCCGAACGCCGCCGTCCTCACGGCCGGACTCCTGTACGGCGACGGCGACTTCACCCGCACCATCACGCTGACCGTCCGCGGCGGCCTGGACACCGACTCGAACGGGGCGACGGCGGGTTCGGTCGCCGGGGTCCTGTGCGGGGCCGAGGCCGTTCCCGCGCAGTGGAAGGACCCCTTGGAGGACACGGTGCGCAGCGCGGTCTTCGGCTTCGACGGTGTACGGATCAGTGAACTGGCCGCGCGCACGGTCACGCTCGCGGAGGCCGGAACCGGGTCCTGA
- a CDS encoding glycerate kinase, with product MLIAADKFKGSLTAVEVAERVTAGLRRVAPAAEVESLPVADGGDGTVDAAVAAGFERREVRVAGPLGDEVTAAFALRGDTAVVEMAEASGLQRLPAGTFAPLTASTYGSGELLRAALDAGARTIVFGVGGSATTDGGAGMLAALGARFLDADGERVAPGGAALGDVVTADLSGLDDRLSSADLVLASDVDNPLTGPKGAPAVYGPQKGASPDDVVVLDAALAHFTTVLEKAIGSRAAECAAAPGAGAAGGIGYGALVVGARFRPGIEVMLDVLGFAPALDRADLVITGEGSLDEQTLHGKAPAGVAAAARAAGKEVVAVCGRLALPPEALGRAGIRRAYPLTDVEPDVAKCIADAGPILERVAENLGRDFLV from the coding sequence GTGCTGATCGCCGCGGACAAGTTCAAGGGCTCGCTGACCGCCGTCGAGGTCGCGGAGCGGGTGACGGCCGGGCTGCGCCGGGTGGCGCCGGCCGCCGAGGTCGAGTCGCTGCCGGTGGCCGACGGCGGCGACGGCACCGTCGACGCGGCGGTCGCGGCCGGTTTCGAGCGCCGCGAGGTACGGGTCGCCGGGCCCCTGGGGGACGAGGTCACGGCCGCCTTCGCGCTGCGCGGCGACACCGCGGTCGTCGAGATGGCGGAGGCCAGCGGGCTGCAGCGGCTGCCCGCCGGGACCTTCGCACCGCTCACCGCGTCGACGTACGGCTCCGGGGAACTGCTGCGCGCCGCACTGGACGCCGGAGCGCGCACGATCGTGTTCGGTGTCGGCGGCAGCGCCACGACGGACGGGGGCGCGGGCATGCTGGCCGCGCTGGGGGCACGCTTCCTCGACGCGGACGGCGAGCGGGTGGCGCCCGGTGGCGCTGCGCTCGGCGACGTGGTGACCGCGGACCTGTCAGGTCTGGACGACCGGCTCTCCTCGGCCGACCTCGTCCTCGCCAGCGATGTGGACAACCCGCTGACGGGTCCCAAGGGCGCCCCGGCCGTGTACGGCCCCCAGAAGGGCGCGAGCCCCGACGACGTGGTGGTCCTGGACGCCGCGCTCGCCCACTTCACCACCGTGCTGGAGAAGGCGATCGGTTCGCGGGCCGCCGAGTGCGCGGCCGCGCCCGGCGCCGGAGCGGCGGGCGGCATCGGGTACGGGGCGCTCGTCGTCGGTGCGCGTTTCCGTCCCGGCATCGAGGTCATGCTCGACGTCCTCGGCTTCGCGCCGGCCCTCGACCGGGCGGACCTCGTCATCACCGGTGAGGGCTCGCTCGACGAGCAGACCCTGCACGGCAAGGCCCCGGCGGGCGTCGCGGCCGCCGCGCGTGCGGCGGGCAAGGAGGTCGTCGCGGTCTGCGGGCGGCTCGCGCTGCCCCCGGAGGCGCTCGGGCGGGCCGGTATCCGACGGGCGTATCCGCTCACCGACGTCGAGCCCGACGTCGCGAAGTGCATCGCGGACGCGGGTCCGATCCTGGAGCGCGTCGCGGAGAACCTCGGACGCGACTTCCTCGTCTGA
- a CDS encoding CdaR family transcriptional regulator, translating to MGGRRPRTGHDWKLLAESCKALLERLPELVDQHLRQLAEYSPVYAQVLPQDQQWREAETAMRIGIETISAPRASPRRDLEHAEQAGRRRALQGLPLELLVHAYRAAGYLVWDALLEGPVGREPERLAVLMRSATMVWSAVDAQTVAASEAYRATERELRRRTDEQLQALLDALLEGQEAPGLAARAAAGLDLPEQAPYAVVVLRPERRDLREAVPRPVQSGGLRFIWRMRADCEVGVVALGADGDLDRVVRLLHGRCSGPGGISPVVAGLGELGRARRLAELALRTCTADSTEVVRLDQRIPTALVVTQPELAGRLVADVFGALLELEPADRAVLLETLDVWLLCEGSAGRAAGRLYCHRNTVFNRLRRLEQLTSRSLARPRDLIEMTLALDAYRLSGGGTTG from the coding sequence ATGGGAGGGCGCAGACCGCGGACCGGTCATGACTGGAAGCTGCTTGCGGAGTCCTGCAAGGCTCTGCTGGAACGACTGCCCGAGCTCGTCGACCAGCACCTGCGACAGCTCGCCGAGTACTCGCCCGTCTACGCGCAGGTGCTGCCGCAGGACCAGCAGTGGCGGGAGGCGGAGACGGCCATGCGCATCGGCATCGAGACGATCTCCGCGCCACGGGCCTCGCCGCGCCGCGATCTGGAGCACGCCGAGCAGGCGGGGCGCCGGCGGGCCCTGCAGGGGCTGCCGCTGGAACTGCTCGTGCACGCCTACCGCGCCGCGGGCTATCTCGTGTGGGACGCGCTCCTGGAGGGACCGGTGGGCCGGGAACCGGAGCGGCTGGCGGTCCTGATGCGTTCGGCGACGATGGTGTGGTCGGCCGTGGACGCCCAGACGGTCGCCGCGTCGGAGGCGTACCGGGCCACCGAGCGGGAGCTGCGGCGGCGCACGGACGAACAACTCCAGGCACTGCTCGACGCCCTGCTTGAGGGGCAGGAGGCACCCGGACTCGCGGCGCGGGCCGCGGCGGGGCTCGACCTGCCCGAACAGGCCCCGTACGCCGTGGTGGTCCTGCGCCCGGAGCGCCGGGACTTACGGGAGGCGGTCCCCCGGCCCGTACAGAGCGGGGGGCTGCGCTTCATCTGGCGGATGCGGGCGGACTGCGAGGTCGGCGTGGTGGCACTGGGTGCCGACGGGGATCTGGACCGGGTGGTGCGACTGCTCCACGGCCGGTGCTCGGGGCCGGGCGGTATCAGTCCGGTGGTGGCGGGCCTCGGTGAACTGGGGCGCGCGCGGAGGCTGGCCGAGCTGGCGCTGCGCACCTGCACGGCGGACTCGACGGAGGTCGTACGCCTCGACCAGCGGATACCGACCGCGCTCGTGGTGACCCAGCCCGAGCTGGCCGGGCGGCTGGTGGCGGACGTGTTCGGGGCGCTGCTGGAACTGGAGCCGGCCGACCGGGCGGTGCTGCTGGAGACCCTCGACGTGTGGCTGCTGTGCGAGGGCTCCGCCGGGCGGGCCGCGGGGCGGCTGTACTGCCACCGCAACACGGTCTTCAACCGGCTGCGACGGCTGGAACAACTGACGTCGCGGTCCCTGGCCCGGCCCCGGGACCTGATCGAGATGACGCTTGCCCTGGACGCGTACCGGTTGTCGGGGGGCGGTACGACGGGGTGA
- a CDS encoding ABC transporter ATP-binding protein, whose product MGGSALLVRNLSVGYGPVRALRQVSLDVPEGAVVTVLGSNGAGKSTLLRAVCRTLSFHGGAVTEGSVSLGGRPLDRLPPDRVVAAGVSQVPEGRRVFARMTVADNLRAGALGATGGRADRARALRRVHDLFPVLAERAQQRAGLLSGGEQQMLAVGRALMGAPKVLLLDEPSLGLAPLMAARIADTVREINEQGTSVLLVEQNAALALRLATHAHVLEVGEVTLSGPAAELAASDEVRRRYLGVVDEDAAADASRARGALPALPRWKG is encoded by the coding sequence ATGGGCGGTTCCGCCCTGCTCGTACGGAACCTGTCGGTCGGATACGGACCCGTGCGCGCGCTGCGCCAGGTGTCGCTGGACGTACCGGAAGGTGCCGTGGTCACGGTCCTGGGCAGCAACGGCGCGGGCAAGTCGACGCTGCTGCGTGCCGTGTGCCGGACCCTCTCCTTCCACGGAGGAGCGGTGACCGAGGGATCCGTCAGCCTGGGCGGCCGCCCTCTCGACCGGCTGCCGCCGGACCGGGTGGTCGCCGCGGGAGTGTCCCAAGTACCTGAGGGCAGGCGGGTGTTCGCCCGGATGACGGTCGCCGACAACCTGCGGGCCGGAGCGCTCGGCGCCACCGGTGGCCGGGCGGACCGGGCCCGGGCGCTGCGCCGCGTGCACGACCTGTTCCCCGTGCTGGCCGAGCGCGCCCAGCAGCGCGCCGGGCTGCTGTCGGGCGGCGAGCAGCAGATGCTCGCGGTCGGACGGGCCCTCATGGGCGCCCCGAAGGTGCTCCTCCTCGACGAGCCCTCGCTAGGACTCGCCCCGCTGATGGCGGCCCGGATCGCCGACACCGTACGGGAGATCAACGAGCAGGGCACCTCCGTCCTCCTCGTCGAGCAGAACGCCGCCCTCGCCCTCCGACTCGCCACCCACGCCCATGTCCTGGAGGTCGGCGAGGTGACCCTCTCGGGCCCCGCCGCCGAGCTGGCCGCCTCCGACGAGGTGCGCCGCCGCTATCTGGGCGTGGTGGACGAGGACGCCGCGGCCGACGCGTCACGAGCGCGCGGCGCGCTGCCGGCCCTGCCGCGCTGGAAGGGGTGA
- a CDS encoding ABC transporter ATP-binding protein yields MRELTVRFAGLTALDAVGLTVRPGTVHALIGPNGAGKSTCFNVLSGVYRPTSGSVRFGEHELTGLPPHRIAALGVARIFQNLALPPRVTVEDSLLLGRHRLTRTGFLAAGLRLPAAAREERRHRERVREIAAFVGLERQLDRPAGSLPYGQQKLAELARALCMEPRLLLLDEPVAGMTADERRRTAEVIAGVRDSLGISIVLVEHDMGVVMRLADAVTVLDFGRRIADGAPADVQNDPAVVRAYLGERPDAEETDR; encoded by the coding sequence ATAAGGGAGTTGACGGTCCGCTTCGCCGGACTGACCGCGCTGGACGCGGTGGGTCTCACCGTGCGCCCCGGCACCGTGCACGCCCTCATCGGACCCAACGGCGCCGGAAAGTCCACCTGTTTCAACGTCCTGTCCGGTGTCTACCGGCCGACGTCGGGAAGCGTCCGCTTCGGCGAGCACGAACTGACCGGCCTGCCACCGCACCGCATCGCGGCCCTCGGCGTCGCCCGGATCTTCCAGAACCTCGCCCTGCCGCCCCGCGTCACGGTCGAGGACAGCCTGCTGCTCGGCCGGCACCGGCTGACCCGTACCGGATTCCTCGCCGCGGGACTACGGTTGCCCGCCGCCGCCCGCGAGGAACGCCGGCACCGTGAACGCGTCCGTGAGATCGCCGCGTTCGTCGGTCTGGAGCGGCAGCTCGACCGGCCGGCCGGCTCGCTCCCGTACGGGCAGCAGAAGCTCGCCGAACTCGCCCGTGCCCTGTGCATGGAGCCCCGGCTCCTGCTGCTGGACGAACCCGTCGCGGGCATGACCGCCGACGAGCGGCGCCGTACCGCCGAGGTGATCGCGGGCGTCCGCGACAGCCTCGGCATCTCGATCGTGCTGGTGGAACACGACATGGGGGTGGTGATGCGGCTCGCGGACGCGGTGACCGTACTCGACTTCGGACGCCGCATCGCCGACGGCGCCCCCGCCGACGTACAGAACGATCCCGCGGTCGTCCGCGCCTATCTGGGCGAACGCCCCGACGCAGAGGAGACCGACCGATGA
- a CDS encoding branched-chain amino acid ABC transporter permease yields the protein MSTFAELLLNGVSLGSVYALIALGFVVIFRATEVVNFAHASLLLAGGYITASLHDDIGFWPALLVGIAGAALVGAAVEFLVMRRYRGSDHSVLAIVTIGVDILLTTELTRRIGTNVLSPGDPWGDAVLTVGPVSLAHTRIAAFAAAALLITVFLLAFRYTSWGVAMRAAAESPETAALMGVRLGRVSLGAWAVAGGLAAVAALFLTVFPTPGLERATSLAALKAFPAAILGGLDSTTGALVGGLLVGVTESLATGYQSDLSFLGRGLGDLAPYLVMVAILLIRPAGLFGTKELARV from the coding sequence ATGAGCACGTTCGCCGAGCTCCTCCTCAACGGAGTCTCGCTGGGCTCCGTCTACGCCCTGATCGCCCTCGGCTTCGTCGTGATCTTCCGGGCCACCGAGGTCGTCAACTTCGCCCATGCCTCGCTGCTCCTCGCGGGCGGCTACATCACCGCGTCCCTGCACGACGACATCGGTTTCTGGCCCGCTCTGCTCGTCGGCATCGCAGGCGCCGCTCTGGTCGGTGCCGCCGTGGAGTTCCTGGTGATGCGCCGCTACCGGGGCTCCGACCACAGTGTCCTCGCCATCGTCACCATCGGCGTCGACATCCTGCTCACCACCGAGCTGACCCGCCGTATCGGCACGAACGTACTGAGCCCCGGCGATCCGTGGGGGGACGCCGTGCTCACCGTCGGGCCGGTCTCCCTCGCGCACACCCGGATCGCCGCGTTCGCCGCCGCGGCCCTGCTCATCACGGTCTTCCTGCTGGCCTTCCGCTACACGTCCTGGGGCGTGGCGATGCGCGCGGCCGCCGAGAGCCCCGAGACCGCGGCCCTGATGGGCGTCCGACTGGGCCGGGTGTCGCTCGGGGCCTGGGCGGTCGCCGGGGGACTGGCCGCCGTCGCGGCGCTGTTCCTCACCGTCTTCCCGACGCCCGGCCTGGAGCGCGCCACCTCCCTCGCCGCGCTCAAGGCGTTCCCCGCGGCGATCCTCGGCGGCCTCGACTCGACGACGGGCGCGCTGGTGGGCGGCCTGCTCGTCGGCGTCACCGAGTCCCTGGCCACCGGCTACCAGAGCGATCTCAGCTTCCTCGGGCGCGGTCTCGGCGACCTCGCGCCCTACCTGGTGATGGTCGCGATCCTGCTCATCCGGCCCGCCGGGCTGTTCGGTACGAAGGAGCTCGCCCGTGTCTGA
- a CDS encoding branched-chain amino acid ABC transporter permease — translation MRLPHGRVYVRAVCAVLLLGLPFYLERFWLQAGLFAMAAAIGAIGLNLLTGATGQLSMGHAFFLAVGAYGYCVFAADGSDGLTGLGLPTWLAAVLAVGVSGVAGGLFSPIAGRLRGAYLGIATLALIFIGQHVLFNARDLTGGFNGRDVPPLSLFGLTFDDRETVVADVPFGSAEKLWYVGLLLLLGGALFARGVLRGRPGRALNAIRDHRIAAGVIGVPVARFRAGVFVLSSMYAGLAGVLLALIFQRTVPDYFGITLSLDYLAMIVIGGLGSVAGAVVGAAFVSLLPQLLTHYSDALPLVSDPGTGGIAPGEAARYLYGAAVVAAVLFLPGGLVSVAARRRGRPNPGEER, via the coding sequence CTGCGGCTGCCGCACGGCCGCGTGTACGTCCGGGCCGTATGCGCCGTCCTGCTGCTCGGCCTGCCCTTCTACCTCGAGCGCTTCTGGCTCCAGGCGGGCCTGTTCGCGATGGCCGCGGCGATCGGCGCGATCGGCCTCAACCTGCTGACCGGCGCGACCGGACAGCTCTCCATGGGCCACGCCTTCTTCCTCGCGGTCGGCGCGTACGGCTACTGCGTGTTCGCCGCCGACGGGAGCGACGGGCTGACCGGTCTGGGACTGCCGACCTGGCTCGCCGCCGTGCTCGCCGTCGGCGTCTCCGGCGTCGCGGGAGGCCTCTTCAGCCCCATCGCGGGACGGCTGCGCGGCGCCTACCTCGGCATCGCCACCCTCGCCCTGATCTTCATCGGCCAGCACGTGCTGTTCAACGCGCGCGACCTCACGGGAGGCTTCAACGGCCGTGACGTCCCGCCGCTGAGCCTGTTCGGCCTCACCTTCGACGACCGCGAGACCGTCGTCGCCGACGTTCCCTTCGGCTCCGCCGAGAAGCTCTGGTACGTGGGACTCCTCCTGCTCCTCGGAGGTGCGCTGTTCGCCCGCGGGGTGCTGCGCGGCCGTCCGGGCCGGGCCCTGAACGCGATCCGCGACCACCGGATCGCGGCCGGGGTGATCGGGGTCCCGGTCGCCCGGTTCCGGGCCGGGGTCTTCGTCCTGTCGTCGATGTACGCCGGCCTGGCCGGGGTCCTGCTCGCGCTGATCTTCCAGCGCACGGTGCCCGACTACTTCGGGATCACGCTCTCGCTCGACTACCTGGCCATGATCGTCATCGGCGGCCTCGGCTCGGTCGCCGGGGCGGTGGTCGGGGCGGCCTTCGTCTCCCTGCTGCCCCAGCTGCTGACCCACTACAGCGACGCCCTGCCCCTGGTCTCGGACCCGGGCACCGGCGGCATCGCACCGGGCGAGGCGGCCCGGTACCTGTACGGCGCCGCCGTCGTGGCGGCGGTGCTCTTCCTGCCCGGCGGTCTGGTCAGCGTGGCCGCCCGGCGTCGCGGCAGGCCCAACCCAGGGGAGGAAAGATGA